AGCTTTTGATGGAAAACCTTCTCTAGGTGGTCAATTCCCTCCCTTGATTTGCTAAAAGAGTTAATCTCAGTTTAAATCAGTCACCGCCTGCCCCCTTTCCCCCACTCAAGCAGACAGGCACCTTCGAAGTCAGTAACCCAAAAGTCACTGTAATCCCCAGAGCTGATAGAGTCACTTTAGGGTCATCTCAGCAGCCCTGGCTCTGTGTGCTGTGTCACATATTTGGGCACATTCCTAAATTTCCCCTGGATCACTGTTTAACAGGAGCTGGACTCTGAACTCCTGCCATCCTCTGAGCCCAAGAGAGAACCTGGTTGATCCTGGAAAGGTGATCAATTAATATGTCTTCATTTATGCAGTCACCTCTCATGTATACTGAGTGTCTACATGTGCCCCAAACTGTACCAGTGCCCAGGGATACCATGGTGAGCAAAACGGAGGGAGGTGACCATTCATtggaagagacagagaacagaaataatggaaaattataaTTACCAGCTACAAACTGTAATACATCCTGGGAAGAAAGGTCCTGAGAGCCAAGAGAGCATCAATCAGAGAGGGCCTGACCTGCTTTTCCTAGGAGCCATATCTACCAGATGGGAAGGCATGGAGGGGTGCTTGGTggcagaaaaaatattccagCCTGAAGGTGCagacgtgcaaaggccctgaggcaaggaGAGGAAGCTCAGTGTGTGAGGGAACCTTAACTTGAATCTGCCGTATGCTTGCCTGGGTGTGGCTTGAACCCAGAGGCAGGCGGAGAGGGGCCTCAGTCTGGTAAGGATTCCGGCCTTTATCCTCAGAGCTATGGGAAGCCATTGAGAAGTGTCATGCAGAGGAGTGACAAGACCACATGTGTGTCTTAAGGTCACTCAGGCTATAGCGTGGAGAATGGATTGGAGCTGGGGCGAGCACGGAATCGAGGAGGCTGGCTGGGATTATACATTCAGGGAGCACTCAACCCTCCTGCTTTTCCCAGCAATTCTACTGGGCTCTTCTGCTGTCCCTACCATccgtctatccatccatccatccatccatctcaaTGATAAACTGAAATCTTCTCCAGACCTTTTTGAATCTTGTCTCCACCACCAATTAGCTGTGAGGTCTTGGGTAAATCACTTACGCTTTCTATTTCCACATCTGTAACATGGGGGAAGAATTGTTTACCTACCCTGActaattcccccccccccccccttaattCAATAAATTGAACACCATTCAGGAGTCCTATGCAACATGGGCTGGGAAGAGGCTGCCAAAACCAGCAACTGTAAGGCCTACGTCACTTGGCTGATGCGGACTACCACTATTTTCCTCATTCTTATTCCATTGACCCACTGAGCAGTCTCTGGGTGTGTGGTGGGTTCCCTGAGTCCAGTTCTGACCCTAGAGAAATAATAGCAACTGGATTTGTCATTACTGATGGCACCAGCCACTCCTGCCTCCAGTGCCTGGAATGAGCTCTGTGACATTGTCCTTAATTCAACTTCTGTGAGCTTCAGTTTTCCTAGCTGTGAAACATACCTACATACCCTTCTTCTTCTAGTTGATATTTGTTAAGTGCTCCTAAgggtcagacactgtgctagtcTCTGGGGACATAAGACTGACCTATTTCCTTCCCTTGGGAGTTTTCACATCTCATTGCATATAAAATTATGTTCATgaagtggtttttaaattttaacactgCTTATGCTTATTCCAAATGTAAATGGGGGCTGGGCAAAGTTTGAACTGAAAACCTGGAAATGTTACTTTTGGTGCCATTTCTGTTCCAAAGTAACTAGAACTGAGACAAGTCATTTGACCTTGACAAGCCTTAGTTTCTGCAGTGAAACGTGAAGAGCTTTAAGGCCATCCCTGTTTAAATGTTGTAATTCTATCATCTTTCCCTCAAAATCAGCATCCCCTTACCAAATTCTGTACATGGTTTCCCTTaggacttcctttttttctcattttaaagaatCAAAAGTTGCTGTTTACTTTCAGTCCCCTCCTTATATCTAATCCCAGGGTTCCAACTGCAAATGCCTGGAAGGTAATATAATGAGTGAGGCGTGCAACAGTGAGAGGTGGGGCGGCGGCAGAAGAAAGGGGGGCATGTTTGACTTAAAGGAGACAGCTTCTTCTCAGCTCCAGCAAGGGATTGCTTTACACAAGAGTGCAGGCTGGATGTGAgttctgttttcctttgaaaCATCTCTTAGTtgtgtccttctctctcccttctccctgaccACACTGTTCTTTGGAACTGGGTGACAGTTACAGTCTTTTTCTTATGTGGCCTTCCAGCCTGCAGTTTTAccattctgatttctttttctttttttttacacaaatcCAATCCAGAAGAATCTTCCCGCCTCATCCCTTCCTCAAGAACCAACAGTGGCTCCCTGCGGACCTCCAAGTCGCTTCACTTCCCTGAACCTCGCTCGCATTTACTGAACAATGACCGTGTCAAGCATTATACTGTGTGCTGTGAAGACTTCCAAAGGAGTGACCATAAATGACTCTGTCACTTAAAAACTCTTGCAGCCTAGGACAGGGGTTAACCTTTGTGTTCCAGACCTTAGAATCTGATGAGTACGGCAGACTCTCTTCCCAGGAAAAAAGCCCATGCCAATACATTTTATACACACTCTGCAGAACCAGCCTTGACACCCCCGTCTAAGTGCTGCAGGTTAAGAATTCCCTTCCTAGAGCAAGTGCAACCCACAGAGGGCTTGGTGTGATGAGGGAGCACAGAGAAGGCAGGTGATTCATCCCTGGTTATGGAGCAGGTCTGATGTAACTTGGACATCCCACAGGCCTGGGTCTGAATCCAGGTGCCTCGACGTACCCGATGTATGTCCTTAGGTtagtcacttgacctctctgggcctcattttcctcatctgtacaaggGTGACGGGGCTCCTCATTTTACAGTGTGGTCACAAACATGAAGCACCAGGTTGGTAGCATCACCCAGGCAGCGTCAGCACCTTTCTTTGCCCCTCGGCCTCTCCCACGTTCCCCTGCGCTGCTTTCTTCAGACCCTCCCCATGCAAGTACAGCGGGGCCGTCAGGATCCGTCCATGCTGCTGGGGAAAGTCTTACTGCTCCCCAAGCTCAGGGTGCTTGATTATCCCCGTCCCTACCTTCTTTTGCTGTCCCTGCCATGCATCCatccgtctgtccatccatccatccatctatccaacTCAATTATAAACTAAAATCATCTTCAGGATTCTCAGATTCCTCCCTCTTCTGGACAAGCCTAGAtcctctgtgagtgtgtgtgtgtgtgtgtgcatgtgcacatgtcTGTCAGGAAGGGGTGGTGGGTGGTGAAGGGAGCTCTTTTTTATGGGATTCCTCTTCTGTGCATGGTCCCTTGCAGGCCCAAAACCTCAGGGGCCTTTCTGACCTCTCCCTCCGCCCCCACGTCCAATCAGCCACCAAGTCCTTTCTAGTTTTCTGGCAAATGATCTTTGTGTCCCTCAAATGTCCACTCTTACTCTTTCTGGATATCCTTACCTAATATTCCCTGCAGCCACTATCCTGCTTCCAGTCCATCCTGGACACTGGCACCAGACTAAAGTTGAAAAAGACTCTATCTTCTCATTTTTGTGTCCTGGGCATAAGATACAGAGTCTGGCCTATAGACAGTGCTTGTGGTCGATTAGAGATGACCCCTGATTCATGGCTCCTGCTCCTATTGAGAGGTGATGCCTAATTCCCTCCCCTTGAGTCTGGACTGTCTTAGAGATTTGTTTAACCCATAGACTTCAGTGGAGACAATATTTGGGACTTCTGAATCAATGTCACAAGAAGCCTTGCAGTTTCCACCCAGGTCTCTTGGAACGCTTTTGCTCAGAGTCATTAGCTGCCATTAGGAAGTCCGGCTATTCTGAAGCCACAAGACCACGAGAAAACCCAAGCCACGTGGGGAAGTCACTTGAAAGGGGTTCTAGTCAACAGGTCAGCTGGGCTCTTAAAATGGCTAGAAACCATTTTGGAAGCGGATCCTTCAGCCCTTACCTGATACCATGAGTATCAGAGATGGATTGTCCAGCTGAGTCCTTCccaattcctgacccacagaatcatgaagaaaatgaaatggttGCTTTGAGATAGCTTGTTTGGGTGTAGCTCGGTGCACAATAAGAGAGAGCAGAACAGTGCTCAAAACCTGGGGAGTGCATGATTTCCTTGCGTAGTGCTCCAATGGTGCTCCCGCCCTACCAGGAGCTCTCAGCGGCTCCCTATGGCCTGAGATATAGACGTTAGAGCCCTGAGTTAGCATTCACGGCCCTCCACAACGGGGCTTCAGCCTGCTTTTCAGGCCTTATCACCTGCTGTCCTCCGCACGGATCCACCCTATGCTAAGGTTTGTTTGAGCGGTTTCCCACGCACTTGTAGTGTTTTCCAACAGCAAGTCTTTATTTCTATACACTGCCTTTTCCATCTAAATGCCCTTACCTCTATACCATTTTCACCTCAGTAGGCTGACATTCAACTTGTCCTTTGAGACTTTAGTCAAATGCTTTCCCTGGCTGCCCCGTCCAACAGTGAGCCCTCCACTGTCTGGCCCAGGTTTGCTTGATGgtttgtttatttcctctttcatcacttaatctgttcttcatttcttacCTCCTCTATTGGATCATaagctgctgtgtgtgtgtgtgtgtgtgtgtgtgtgtggcagggggtgggggagtcagaGGGAAATGAGGGAGAGGGGTCCTGGCACATACTGGAGTATACAAAAATGTCCTGTGTGGCTTACCAGGCACGAATCCCTACAGAAGAAGCATAGGCTTTAGCATCAGCTCAGATTTTAAACCATAGCTGTATCAGTTACTGTGTGGCTTCAGGTAAGATGCTTAaactctctgagctccagtttccttATGTGGAAACTGGAGACCTTGGATGAGAATGCATGTAAAGGGCCTACCTCAGTGCTTGACGTGCCATTAATATCTGGCTTGTGAATAGATATAGCAGAATGATTGATCAGCTTTCTGAATCGGTGTGATCTTCAGCACGTCCCTGCTTCGGTCTCagtattctcatctgtaaattgagtGGTGGGCATTGGAATCTAagctcccttccagctctgacattcCAAAAGCATTAAAGAAAAAGGATGAATCACTCCTTCAAAATACCAATAGGGGCTGGGCCCTCCCCCTGCTGTCCCCATCCAGCAGAGCTAAGAGCTCTTAATACACAGCCACCCCCCTCCTGCAGCTGCCACCAAACTTCAACCCCCTTTCCCAGGAGTCTCTCCAGCAAGACTGATAATGGACCCCCTGGCCTCCTCCATCTCAACAGGGAACCAGATCCCATTCCCAGACTCCCCTCCCCCGAGGGGGCTGGCCTTCCGTGGACATTTGGCCTCAGTATGCTCGGGCATGAAGTGAGGCGTGTGTTGGAAGAACCGAAGGAAGGAGCAGAAAGCAGCGTCGATGAGTGAATTCTTGCAATCACGGCGGGAGGGCAGGGAAGATAGAAGCCTTGCCGTTCTCTTCCAGGATTTTGAAAAAGTTGGTGTGTCTGTCTCAGCCATAGTTATAAATCTCCATCCTGAGGAGGTGTGGTCCTCAGCAGCTGTGCACATTCATAGACACAGGCTGTGAAAGCCTCAGAAGACACCAAGATCCGTTTTCCTCCTTACAGGAGACAGGCACTCGGTGACCGCAAAGGACGCTTCTCTTGCTTCTCTGCCCAGCGCTCTCCACTCCTTTCCGTGTTGATGCTATTATTAGTATTAtcaacattaataataatagagACGTAGCCCGCCTTGCATTAGTCACAATGCTCCCGGAGCCAGCACCTCCTTCGCTCTCTTCTGGGACTGCCCGGGCCCCGCGGGGTCCTCTCTCCGCGTCCGGAGGGGCTCGGGTCCTGCCCTTTCAGCCTGTCTGTCTGGCGGTCTGTCTACTGCAGGTCACCTCTGCCGCCGGTCCTCCTAGCTCACCCCGGCTCCCGCTCTGAAAGCCGAGAAGCTGGCCGGCTGCGAGCGGGTTTTccaagtgggcaggggtggggaggaggggcgcgGGCGGGCGCGCgggcggagggaggagggggcgtcGCGGAGGGGAAGACCTCGCATTGTAATCCAATGACATTGCcgacgtgggggtgggggcgctggCCTCGGCGCGCTCTCCGAGTTTTGGCTGCCCGCCCAGCTGGGAATAACTCTCTTCGCATAATTCGCGTGTTTACCAGGCATGAAAATTCTTGCTTTCGgggggcccccccaccccccactccaagccccctcccactccccctcctcaCCACCTCCGCCTCTCGCAAGTGAaactctgtctaaaaaaatattGGCCCGGGGCACAGAAAGTTTTGCATAAATTCATAAGTGATGAATGGCTGATTTTAACGTTATTTGGGTATTTGTCAGACCTTAACAAATATACATGGGGACGGCGGTTCATAAACTTAAACATCTCAATATCCCCTTTCTTCTGGAAATAAATTACGTTTGTTTGCCCGGCTTGGAGTCTTAAGGTAGCCGACattaggaatattttaaaagccatcATCCATCGAGCATGTCTCCCAGGCGCCaggaagattaaatgaaagaatCATAAGATGGAGGTCTTTAACTTTTAATCCTTTTACAATGAAGCCTCAGATAGTCGCGGGGGCAGGGTGCCCTCTCTGGGGGGAATAATGCCGTTATTCCTCGGCTCTCAGTTAATGAATACCCTAACGTCTGTCCCACGGCGGACGGAGGCAGCGCCGGGGAGGGGGCTCGGGCTCCCGGGCCAGGCTATTGAAATGAGGAGCCACCGAGGCTGCGTCGGGAGGGAAGAAAGCGCCCGGCTGGAGGGACGGggagggcggggccgggggcATTGAAACTGCGCCGGGTCCCGGGCGCAGGTTTGAAATAATTAGCATAGATTCGCCGAGACTCCGCACGGGTGGGGGGGAGCGGGGTGGTGGGAACGACGCCGGGAGGGAGGTgcggggaggtggcaggggggcggggaggtagCCGAGGAGAGCGACTTCGCGAGTCCAAGATAAATAAAGGGAGCGCGGAGCAGTGTCAGGAAGCGGGCCCACGTGGAGCCGCGCGGAGGGGCGCCACCGCGGACGCGCGCGGAGGGACGCGCGCCAGTCCAGCGCCCGCCCCGAGAAGTTGGCTttttaagggggggggggggtgatgttTTGCACGTCCCTTTAAGGGCTATAACATGTCTTTTGCCTGTAACTCAAATACACAAAGATCTGGATTCtggtttctcctccttccccacccccaagtggAATAAGTGTCGGCGGGGGGCGATGGGGGGGGCGCACCCGGTTCCCAATGGCAGACCCTAGTGGCGGCACTTTTCAACCCGATTCGGACCCCTCCAAACTCTGACCCTCAGAGTCCTCCTTAGGTcttgagggaggagggaggtgagtgtCAAATCCCCCAGCTATCCCGGGCTTTACGGCCGAGGCACTGGGATTTCGGGGGCTCGGACTGGTGAGGTCCCGGAGGCTGTGAGTCTTGGTTCCAGGAGATCCCCTCAGCTCGCACCATCGCAGCCTCCGGGCGTGCAAAGGGTTAACGCGAGCTGGATATTGAGGTGGTGAGGGCGGCGAGGCGGGAGGGGTAGCGGGATCTGGGTGGGCGCGCTCTGACCACCCCCCCATTCCTCGGGGGTCAAGTTTCAGCGGCACTCCGCCCCCAGGGTAGGTGTGAAAGACACGTGTCCCCATTGTGAAGGGCCTGTCAGGCAGGACAAAGCggccgcccaccccaccccccccccacctcgcCCCTCGGCCCGGCCTGGGGTCAGCTCCAGGGGGCCGGCTGGGTGTTGAGGTCTGGACCGGCCAAGCTCTGGTGACATAGGGAGAAAGAGCTGGGAGACTGGGCGGAGGCCACGTGATGCTCCAATGAAGGGGTTGAGAACAGCCCCCCACCATGAAAAAACTGAGTGGTCACCTCCATCACGCCAGAAGAGGGGATGAGCCCGAGCCCCTTCTCCCAACAGGCTAGTAAGCACGGCGTCAAACCCTGctccccccgccctccctccgtccccccaccgccacccctcCCATCAATCACCAACACAGAATCGCAGTGTCGAGCGCAGTTGATTTTAGTGGTTTTCTTTAATCCTGCTCTgcacttctttctcattttgctaCACGGgatattataaagaataaatagcAGATACTCTTAATTTACAATGATTAGTCATTCCATTTGTTCTCTATATTTACAATAACTGTAAAATAACATTGAACTCTATAGCTTCTTCGAGGTCCAaggaaaatcaaaacactttCCGCAGAAtggaaaatagctttttaaaagtcGCTCTACAAAAGATCTCCCCTCTCTTtgtactttaagaaaaaataacttttcccCCTTGCTTCCCCATGCGAAGGGCACTGGAATATAAATAGCAGGTTAACATTATTAGCAACAACCAGAATAAGTAtctcttttctctgttcttttttttttctttttccttattttttttttttaaatacagtagaAGCCGGTAACTTTTAACATAGATTACGGACcttttaataagtaaattaaaactgGGACCGATTAGACACACAGATATAGATTCCTACACAGTGCATTACATGAACCAGAAAGCTAGATCTCCGTagcccaaaaaaaaaaaaaaaaaaaaagttcattgaaTCTTCAATCCCGTCGCGAGAGGGTGGTGGAACTGATTGGAGACGGTGCAGGGGAGTCGGTGAGGATCGATCAAGTGTCCGGGTGCGGGCAGGGGGTTCCCGAGGTCTAGCAGGAGCACTTGCACTCGGAAATGATGGGGTACTGGATGGGAATCCAGCCGCAGCGCTGGCCCCCGCGCCGCTGACAGCGCCACCGCAGCACGGTGAGGTGCACAGACTTGGACGGCTTGCACACCATGCCCTCCGGCACGGAGCACGAGCGTTTGCTGAAGCAGCTGCCCACCTTCACGTAGCGCGGCCAAAAGCGGCTGCCCAGGTCGTTCCAAGCGTAGAGCACCGGGCAGAAGGTCTGCGACCACAGCCACATCTGTAACTTCCTCCGCAGCTTCTTGCTCAGGCGTTGCTTCTTGCCCGGCGCCAAGCCCTCGGAGAACTCCAGCCCTTTGATCTCGCTCGGCATGGCCCCCGACGGCCGCTGCCGCAGCAGCTGGTCCAGCTCCGCCAGATCCTCTGCGCTGCCGGCCGATCCTCCGCCTCCGCCGGGCCGGTCCTCAGGGGGAGAGGTAGCCATGAAGCCCGGGTCGTAGTGGCCTCCAAGCAGCGAGCGCAGCAGCGTCTCGTTCAGATCCTTCTCCTTGGGGTCAAAGATAGGGTCCGGGTGTTCGATGAGGTCCACCAGGGGCAGGTTGTCGCTGGGGGCCGGGCGGATGTGGAGATAGTGCTGGCCTCCGGCCGGTGCAGCTCGCAGCCCCAGGACCACCACCAGGGCGTAGAGGGTGACCCCCAGACTGGGGCAGCGATCCATGCCTTCCGTGCGCGCCCCGGACTGCTGCTTCGTTCCGCGTCCCGCAGGAGAACACGCCGAGCCCGCCGCGCTGCCGCACTCCTCCGGCTCTTCGGCTGCTCACCCGAGGCTGGGCAGGCGCAGGGCCGGCAGCATGTGTCGCCGGGAGAGCCCTTGCGCAGCGCCGGCTCCCACCGGGGCAGAGAGAAGGCACACAAAGTTGTCCGCAACTCCTCTCGCGGATCTGTTCGGGAAGGCGGTTGCGGAGGGGTATCCGAAATTACTCCAGAGCGACCGCAGGCGCGGGGGACGCCGGCTCCTCGCTGCCTTCCCCGGCTGGTGGCGGCGCAGGGCGCGTGGACGAGccgctctcccctcctcctctgctcgCAGCTCTTAGTCCTGCTGCTCTGTGCTGCTCCGCGGGCCGAGCGGGTCCTGGGGGTGCTTTCCTCCGGCTGCTCGGGCTCCGCGGCCGGCTCTGTCCGCAGGACTCCAGCAGCGGTAGTGGCGTCCGCGCACGTTGGCACCGGTTTGTCTGTCTCGCAAGGTCCAAGCCTTTAAATTTCCTGCACTTTCAGCTCCATCACCATGGAAACCACTGACTCTCTCAGCGttgccccctcccctttcccccccccaacaacaaccccaccccccacttctccACCCCCAAAGATCTGGAGCGGGGAACAGGCTCCGGGGGAAGCCGCCTGCACTCGCCGTGGAGGCGGCAGCGGCGGCTCCGCAGAGCCCAGGGCTGTGCCCAGCCGGACCCAGATGCCCCGGGAAGCCGACAGTCCGGCTGCCCGCCGGAGCTCacaggcggcggcggcggcggtggtggcggcggcggtggcgctTGGCAGGTCTCAGCgtaattttctctcttccccaccacccaccccccttctcctcctccagcaAAATGCACCgcccccctcctttctcctggaGCAATGCAACTGGGGCTCTAGGCGCCCCGCCAGGGCCAGTCCTAGGGAAAGCTTGCGGCCGCGATGGAGCCGGGTTGGAGGGTGCAGGGTCGTTTTAGCGGGCGATCTCGAGGTGCTGCTGGGAGGGTTCTCACTAGCTGGGTGCtttgggctgggaggggaggtgctGGGCACTCGTTTCTCCTTGCAATTAGGCGCAAGGAATTTCTCCATGTGCATG
This window of the Desmodus rotundus isolate HL8 chromosome 9, HLdesRot8A.1, whole genome shotgun sequence genome carries:
- the NOG gene encoding noggin, whose protein sequence is MDRCPSLGVTLYALVVVLGLRAAPAGGQHYLHIRPAPSDNLPLVDLIEHPDPIFDPKEKDLNETLLRSLLGGHYDPGFMATSPPEDRPGGGGGSAGSAEDLAELDQLLRQRPSGAMPSEIKGLEFSEGLAPGKKQRLSKKLRRKLQMWLWSQTFCPVLYAWNDLGSRFWPRYVKVGSCFSKRSCSVPEGMVCKPSKSVHLTVLRWRCQRRGGQRCGWIPIQYPIISECKCSC